The proteins below are encoded in one region of Ostrea edulis chromosome 3, xbOstEdul1.1, whole genome shotgun sequence:
- the LOC125677374 gene encoding uncharacterized protein LOC125677374 has product MNTDRKKQIRFKPEDDLRLLREVVGSNPLRNKNKWAEIAKTLSTSTFILDSRRVRERTNLLIEQHKRETREHLKRSGVDEDVSEKTNLLDDVIELKNEEEREKKEEKEKKDRSENLGKEIRKRALECLTPKKNDECDLPVLKKKNSQTYLVDYLKEKSENEISMRKSEMEVRKEELKLEKAKFEMEREERMQRMEIEKQEKLAFIDLLKKLTKDN; this is encoded by the exons ATGAATACCGACAGGAAAAAACAGATCCGATTTAAACCTGAGGATGATCTACGGCTTTTAAGGGAAGTTGTCGGGAGTAATCCCCtgagaaacaaaaacaaatgggCTGAAATAGCTAAAACTCTATCAACATCGACTTTTATTCTGGACAGTAGACGAGTGAGAGAACGTACAAATCTCCTCATTGAACAACATAAACGAGAAACTAGGGAACATCTTAAaag atCTGGTGTCGATGAAGATGTTTCGGAAAAAACAAACCTGCTGGACGATGTCATAGAATTGAAAAAtgaagaggagagagagaagaaagaagaaaaagaaaagaaggacAGATCAGAAAATTTAGGGAAAGAAATCAGGAAAAGGGCACTTGAATGCCTTACACCAAAGAAAA aCGACGAATGCGATTTGCCAGTACTCAAGAAGAAGAATTCGCAGACGTATCTTGTGGactatttaaaagaaaaatcagaaaatGAGATATCTATGAGAAAATCAGAAATGGAAGTAAGAAAAGAAGAATTAAAGTTGGAGAAGGCAAAGTTTGAAATGGAGCGAGAGGAACGGATGCAGAGAATGGAAATAGAAAAGCAAGAGAAACTTGCTTTCATTGATTTACTTAAAAAATTAACGAAAGATAACTAA